The Tolypothrix sp. PCC 7712 region TTCTTAGTTTACAACGCCAGGAAGCGACAAGAAGGAGGCGATCGCGCTGATGCTTACTTTGCCCGTACAGAATGCGTGGCGGGTGTGCAAGATATGCGCTTCCAAGAATTGATGCCCGATGTGTTGCATTGGTTGGGTATTACCCGCATTGACCGCATGGTATCAATGAGTAATATGAAGTACAACGCCATCACCCAAGCGGGGATTGAAATTGTCGAACGGGTACCCATCCCAGAGGATTTGATTCCCCAAGATGCACGGGTGGAAATTGAGGCGAAGAAGGCGGCTGGCTACTACACCACAGGTGATGTGTTAGATGCGGAAAGTTTAGGTGAGGTGAAGGGGCGAGATTTGGAAGGATAAAGTATCAAGGATGAAGGATAAAACTTCATCCTTACTCTTGCAGGAGGTGAAGAGTGGATAGACGAACCGCGAAGGCGCGAAGTACACAAAGAGAAGAGGGGGAAGAAGAGATTGTGAGATATCTTCGTTCTCCGGAGGCGATTCGAGAAAGATGTGGGCAATTATTTTCTTGGGTATGTGAGGGGAACTCAGAGAATTTTGCTTGCGATTTGACGCAGTTGGGAAAGGTTGCGGATTATGTGATTGAGGTAATCCGCACAGAATACCCAAATTTAGATATTCCCTTTCACAGCCGTTGGCGACATTTTGAAGTTGGGGGTGTAAGGCGAGTCGCGAATTTAGATCCTCAGTTGGTGGGATTATCTCCTGCTGATAAAGTGGCGGCTAAGTTTGATTTGGCGATTGTGAGTGTGCTGCTAGATGCTGGTGCTGGGGATAAATGGCATTATGATGAGCTGGAAACTGGCTTAAGATTAGGTCGTTCGGAAGGCTTGGCTGTGGCTAGTTTCCGGATGTTTTGTGAAGGCAATTTTGCACTTAATAGCTTACCCCAGGCTGATGCTTATCGCTTACAAAGATTAACTGAAGCAGAACTAGCAACTGGATTCCAAGCCAATGCGGAAAATCCCTTAGTGGGAATTACCGGAAGATTGAATTTATTACAAAAGTTAGGAAAAGTCATAGTTACTTTCCCCCATTTATTTGGATATCACAATCCTCGTCCGGGGAATTTAGTTAATTATCTCTTGGGTAAGTCAGAAAATCGACAGTTAGCTGCTACTACTGTATTAGATGCAATCCTAGAAGGGCTGAGTGATATTTGGCCGGGAAGATTAGAGATAGCTGGGGTAAATTTAGGTGATGTTTGGCAACATCCAGCTATTAATGATGATGGATTAGTGCCTTTTCATAAGCTGTCTCAGTGGTTGACATATTCTTTATTGGAACCGCTACAAGAACTGGGTATAACAATTACTGGTTTAGATCAACTCACTGGTTTACCAGAATATCGCAATGGGGGTTTATGCGTTGATTTGGGATTAATTACTGTGAAAAATCCTGAGATTTTCCGCACTTCTCACTCCGTAGCATCAGAAATTATCGTTGAATGGCGCGCTTTGACAGTGATTCTTCTAGATTTGATTGCGGCGACAGTACGCGACAAGTTGGGTATGAGTAGCGAAGAACTCCCATTAGTCAAAATCCTCCAAGGGGGAACTTGGACAGCCGGACGCAAAATTGCTGCTGAACTCAGAACAGGTGGGATACCCCCCATACAAATAGAAAGTGATGGCACGGTATTCTAGGGGACTGGGGACTGGGGACTGGGGATGAGGGAGATGAGGGGGATGAGGGGGAACAAACACCCAACATCTAATTACCAATTACCCATTACCAATTACCCATTACCAAATGACAAATGACAAATGACAAATCAAGTTACGTTAATTGAACATCCATTGATTCAGCACAAACTAACACTGATGCGGCGGGCGGAGACGAGTACAACGAAGTTTCGTAACCTCGTTAAAGAAGTTAGTTTGTTGTTGGCTTATGAGGTAACGCGGGATTTACCTGTGAAATATGAAGAGATTCAAACGCCTCTCGCCGCGATGAATGCGCCTGTGCTTGCACCAGATAAAAAGCTAGTGTTAGTTTCCATTATGCGGGCGGGACAGGGGATTTTAGATGGGATGTTGGAGTTAATTCCTTCAGCTAGGGTGGGACACGTGGGTTTATATCGTGACCCAAAAACACTGATTCCTGTGGAGTATTATTTTAAGGTTCCCCATGATGTCGAACACCGAGATATGATTGTTGTCGATCCGATGTTAGCAACCGGTAATTCGGCGGTGGCGGCGGTGGAACGCTTGAAATCAACGAATCCGTTATCGATTAAGTTTGTCTGCTTATTGGCTGCACCGGAAGGGATTAAGCATTTTTGTGAGGTACATCCAGATGTGCCTTTATATACGGCTGCTATCGATGACTATTTGGATGAGCATGGCTATATTATCCCCGGTTTAGGAGATGCAGGCGATCGCTTGTTTGGCACAAGATAAGGAAAATGCCCTATGCCCTATGCCCCATGCCCCATGCCCCATGCCCCATGCCCCATGCCCCATGCCCCATGATAATTAATCTGAATGGCGATTTTCTCCAAAGTAAGCAGTACCTAATGCTTTGGGTGGTGTTGATTTCCCGGCTAATCCTACCAATGCGAATAAAGCGATCGCATAAGGTAACATGACTAAAAATTGGTAAGGTATATTTGCCCCTAATGCTTGAATTCGCAGTTGCAAAGCTTCCGTAGCCCCAAATAGCAAACAAGCCAAAGCACTACCTAGAGGATGCCATCTGCCAAAAATTAAAGCTGCGATCGCAATAAATCCTTTACCTGCACTCATCCCCTCGGCAAAAAATCTCACTTGTACCAAGGTTAAATAAGCACCTCCCAAACTAGCAAGGCAACCGCTAATGAATACAGCAAGATAACGTACCCTTGTTACCAAAATTCCAGCAGTATCAGCAGCTTGCGGCGATTCTCCCACAGCCCGTAATGTCAGCCCAAAGCTGGTTTGAAATAATATATATGTTGTGAAAATAACTAATATTAATAGTGAATATACTAAAATATCTTGCTGAAATAACAAAGCCCCGATCACGGGAAGATTCGCCAAACCAGGAGTAATTATCGCCCCAATTCCCGGTAATTGCTGTGTACTACTACCGCCAAATACCAGCCTTCCTAGAAATGATGTTAACCCGGCGGCGACAAGATTAATTGCTAGTCCAGAGACTAATTGATCAACCCGCAAAGTTACACATAAAAAGGCGTGGAGTAACCCTACCAATCCGCCAGCAATCACAGATGCGATGACACCCAGCCAAGGATTTCCACTGTAGAAAGTAGCAACAGCACTAGTAAAAGCCCCAGTTAATAACATACCTTCCAAAGCGATATTTAACACCCCTGAGCGTTCCGAATACAATCCCCCTAAAGCAGCAAATCCCAAGGGTACAGCTAGACGCACAGTCGCAACCAAGTAATCAGAGAAAAAATTGAGATTATTCATAGAGCTATTTTTAAACGCCAAGGTTCACTGAGGAAAGCGTAAAGCAGAGTTTTCTTGGCGTTACTCTGCGTTAACCTTAGCGTGACTCTGCGTTTTTACTCTGATTGCCCTTTCCACCGCCAAACTAATCGCAATAAACAATACCGCTAAACCCTGAATAGCGTACACCACAGTTACCGGCACACCTGCACTCCGTTGCATGACATTCGCACCACTACGCAGCGCCGCAAAAAATAGCGAAGTTAACACTACACCGACCACACTACCACGACTGAGAAATGCGATCGCAATGGCATCAAATCCATAACCTGGCGAAACTTGTTCAAATAGCCGATATTTCAACCCCATTACTTCACAACTACCAGCCAAACCCGCTAAACCTCCCGCTAAAGCCATCACTAACATAATGGTACGTTCTACCGACATTTGAGCATAACGGGCGGCGATGGGGTTAAATCCCACTGCGGTAATTTGGTATCCTAAAGGCGATCGCCCTAACAACACCCACAATATTACTGCGGCAAGTAAAGCTAATAAAATCCCTGCATGGGCGAGGCTTTGTGGTAGTATAATCGCTAGACGGGCGGTCTTGGCTATTAATGGCGAGTAAGGACTAGGCGCGCCTGGTGCCATTAAGGGATTCTGTACGAGGTA contains the following coding sequences:
- a CDS encoding URC4/urg3 family protein, which encodes MDRRTAKARSTQREEGEEEIVRYLRSPEAIRERCGQLFSWVCEGNSENFACDLTQLGKVADYVIEVIRTEYPNLDIPFHSRWRHFEVGGVRRVANLDPQLVGLSPADKVAAKFDLAIVSVLLDAGAGDKWHYDELETGLRLGRSEGLAVASFRMFCEGNFALNSLPQADAYRLQRLTEAELATGFQANAENPLVGITGRLNLLQKLGKVIVTFPHLFGYHNPRPGNLVNYLLGKSENRQLAATTVLDAILEGLSDIWPGRLEIAGVNLGDVWQHPAINDDGLVPFHKLSQWLTYSLLEPLQELGITITGLDQLTGLPEYRNGGLCVDLGLITVKNPEIFRTSHSVASEIIVEWRALTVILLDLIAATVRDKLGMSSEELPLVKILQGGTWTAGRKIAAELRTGGIPPIQIESDGTVF
- the upp gene encoding uracil phosphoribosyltransferase: MTNQVTLIEHPLIQHKLTLMRRAETSTTKFRNLVKEVSLLLAYEVTRDLPVKYEEIQTPLAAMNAPVLAPDKKLVLVSIMRAGQGILDGMLELIPSARVGHVGLYRDPKTLIPVEYYFKVPHDVEHRDMIVVDPMLATGNSAVAAVERLKSTNPLSIKFVCLLAAPEGIKHFCEVHPDVPLYTAAIDDYLDEHGYIIPGLGDAGDRLFGTR
- a CDS encoding ABC transporter permease, which translates into the protein MNNLNFFSDYLVATVRLAVPLGFAALGGLYSERSGVLNIALEGMLLTGAFTSAVATFYSGNPWLGVIASVIAGGLVGLLHAFLCVTLRVDQLVSGLAINLVAAGLTSFLGRLVFGGSSTQQLPGIGAIITPGLANLPVIGALLFQQDILVYSLLILVIFTTYILFQTSFGLTLRAVGESPQAADTAGILVTRVRYLAVFISGCLASLGGAYLTLVQVRFFAEGMSAGKGFIAIAALIFGRWHPLGSALACLLFGATEALQLRIQALGANIPYQFLVMLPYAIALFALVGLAGKSTPPKALGTAYFGENRHSD
- a CDS encoding ABC transporter permease, with the protein product MKFLLPILSPLIAITSALLVGAILILLAGANPLTAYTALFQESLSSYFGFGNTLTKMTPLLFTSLGVLVALRAGQFNIGGEGQIYLGALGSTLIGLYVQGLPAVIHIPLAMFAGFLFGAVWGWIPGYLKALRGVNEVITTLLLNYIAVNLVSYLVQNPLMAPGAPSPYSPLIAKTARLAIILPQSLAHAGILLALLAAVILWVLLGRSPLGYQITAVGFNPIAARYAQMSVERTIMLVMALAGGLAGLAGSCEVMGLKYRLFEQVSPGYGFDAIAIAFLSRGSVVGVVLTSLFFAALRSGANVMQRSAGVPVTVVYAIQGLAVLFIAISLAVERAIRVKTQSHAKVNAE